A genomic window from Synergistaceae bacterium includes:
- a CDS encoding efflux RND transporter periplasmic adaptor subunit, which produces MSVLKKANVLFWVFLLAGTLGFLGYRIAVPSGAQSRIPPPSAGITITVYEVRPQLFEIRRSFFGTVRSAQVQKVSAPSREVVEEVNVEVGDLVKKGDVLVSLAGQSQVALLGARKAAYDEAKSRYDRLKSLFEAGGASKQELDRANVAVQEEAARLRDARTTVSRVQIRSALNGVVVRKSVEVGEFADPGRELLAVADFDRREVEMLISPTIRGLIKPGMEVLVRAPWGGEATGSILRLDPEADPQTGFFRGIVGLPPDCSLIPGDYARMEVLMVRKEDALAVPYECILREDGRPYVFIVEGGLAARRDIEAGEGSGGFMEVLSGLAPGDMVAKLGAGNLYEGAKVTVSDGRLRTGANGGDGG; this is translated from the coding sequence ATGTCGGTATTGAAAAAAGCGAACGTTCTTTTCTGGGTGTTTCTCCTGGCCGGGACTTTGGGTTTCCTGGGCTACAGGATAGCAGTGCCGTCGGGGGCGCAGAGCAGGATTCCCCCTCCTTCGGCCGGGATCACCATCACGGTTTACGAGGTGCGGCCGCAGCTCTTCGAGATAAGGCGCAGTTTCTTCGGCACGGTTCGCTCGGCGCAGGTGCAGAAGGTATCGGCGCCATCGCGCGAGGTCGTGGAGGAGGTCAACGTCGAGGTCGGCGACTTGGTGAAGAAGGGGGACGTGCTTGTGTCCCTCGCGGGGCAGAGCCAGGTGGCGCTGCTGGGCGCTCGAAAGGCGGCCTACGATGAAGCGAAGTCCCGCTACGATCGCCTCAAGAGCCTGTTCGAGGCGGGCGGCGCGTCGAAGCAGGAGCTGGACAGGGCCAACGTCGCGGTGCAGGAGGAGGCCGCGAGGCTGCGCGATGCGCGCACGACCGTGTCGCGCGTCCAGATTCGCTCGGCCCTCAACGGCGTGGTGGTCCGAAAGAGCGTCGAGGTAGGGGAGTTCGCCGACCCGGGGCGCGAGCTGCTCGCCGTCGCGGACTTCGACAGGCGGGAGGTCGAGATGCTGATCTCACCGACGATCCGAGGGCTTATAAAGCCGGGCATGGAGGTCCTGGTCAGAGCTCCCTGGGGCGGTGAGGCCACCGGCTCGATTTTGCGCCTGGACCCGGAGGCGGATCCTCAGACCGGCTTCTTCCGGGGTATAGTCGGGCTTCCGCCGGACTGTTCCCTGATACCGGGCGACTATGCGCGGATGGAGGTCCTCATGGTGCGCAAGGAGGACGCCCTGGCCGTCCCGTACGAGTGCATCCTGCGCGAGGACGGGCGTCCCTACGTGTTCATCGTCGAGGGGGGCTTGGCGGCTCGCCGCGATATAGAGGCGGGCGAGGGGAGCGGCGGCTTCATGGAGGTGCTCTCCGGCCTCGCGCCCGGCGACATGGTGGCGAAGCTGGGGGCGGGCAACCTGTACGAGGGGGCCAAGGTGACAGTCTCGGACGGCAGGCTGCGCACGGGCGCGAACGGGGGCGACGGCGGCTAG
- a CDS encoding permease — MSDRVKFLWIAAFFLVFYFIPADNERVWNALAESVAMMHDYAREHVLLCLVPAFFIAGAVSVFVSRQSVMRYLGGRANRWLAYSVASVSGGVLAVCSCTVLPLFAGIYSRGAGLGPASTFLYSGPAINILAIVLTARVLGFELGVARAVGAIVISLLIGLIMGALFGREEGARQEGFATVPEPGDERPWRTVAHIGGMVLFLLFANWAPPRTPGGLWSGIYEIKWLLSGLSLSLVIFASRAWFSRDERKEWVASSRDYALLITPLLFAGVLGAGFLLGRPGHEALIPARYVAMLVGGNSFGANFFASLSGAFMYFATLTEVPILDGLIGAGMGRGPALALLLAGPALSLPSMLVISGVLGPKKTLAFISLVVLLSATAGVVFGHLFN, encoded by the coding sequence ATGAGCGACAGGGTGAAGTTCTTGTGGATAGCCGCATTTTTCCTGGTGTTCTATTTTATTCCCGCTGACAACGAGAGAGTCTGGAATGCCTTGGCAGAATCGGTTGCCATGATGCACGATTATGCCAGGGAGCACGTGCTGCTGTGTCTAGTGCCCGCGTTCTTTATCGCGGGGGCGGTCTCGGTCTTTGTCAGCAGGCAGTCCGTGATGAGATATTTGGGGGGACGCGCGAATAGATGGCTCGCCTACTCGGTTGCATCGGTATCGGGAGGTGTGCTCGCGGTCTGTTCCTGCACAGTGTTGCCTCTGTTCGCGGGGATATATTCGAGGGGAGCGGGGCTTGGCCCGGCATCCACCTTCTTGTACTCAGGGCCGGCGATAAACATCCTGGCCATAGTTTTAACCGCCAGGGTGCTCGGTTTTGAGCTGGGCGTCGCGCGAGCTGTTGGAGCGATTGTAATCAGCCTGCTGATAGGATTGATCATGGGAGCGCTCTTTGGACGGGAGGAGGGTGCTCGGCAGGAGGGATTTGCAACGGTACCGGAGCCGGGGGACGAGCGCCCTTGGAGAACGGTCGCGCATATAGGAGGCATGGTGCTCTTTCTCTTATTCGCAAACTGGGCGCCGCCGCGCACACCAGGCGGCCTGTGGAGCGGGATTTACGAGATAAAATGGCTGCTCTCCGGGCTCTCGCTCTCGCTGGTGATCTTCGCTTCGCGGGCCTGGTTCTCGCGTGACGAGCGAAAGGAGTGGGTGGCCTCTTCCCGCGACTACGCGCTGCTGATAACGCCGCTGCTGTTCGCGGGTGTGCTTGGGGCTGGCTTCCTGCTCGGCCGTCCGGGGCACGAGGCGCTGATCCCGGCTCGTTACGTGGCGATGTTGGTGGGAGGGAACTCGTTTGGTGCAAACTTCTTCGCATCGTTGTCCGGAGCCTTCATGTATTTCGCTACTCTTACCGAGGTTCCCATCCTCGACGGGCTGATCGGCGCAGGAATGGGAAGAGGCCCTGCACTTGCACTCCTGCTTGCAGGGCCTGCACTATCCTTGCCCAGCATGCTGGTAATCAGCGGGGTACTGGGTCCTAAAAAAACTCTTGCGTTTATATCGTTGGTGGTGCTGCTTTCTGCGACTGCGGGTGTGGTGTTCGGACATCTTTTCAATTGA
- a CDS encoding thioredoxin family protein codes for MTLARIEVLGTGCAKCRKLEELTKQAATELGLDCEVVKVTSIMEIMERGVVATPALMADGKLLFAGGSPSLEKIKELLSKLV; via the coding sequence ATGACACTGGCAAGAATAGAAGTATTGGGAACGGGCTGCGCGAAGTGCAGGAAACTGGAGGAGCTGACGAAGCAGGCTGCGACGGAGCTGGGGCTGGACTGCGAGGTCGTGAAGGTGACCTCCATAATGGAGATAATGGAGAGGGGAGTGGTTGCAACTCCTGCACTCATGGCGGACGGAAAGTTGTTGTTCGCGGGGGGATCGCCGTCGCTTGAGAAGATCAAAGAGCTGCTATCGAAGCTTGTTTAG
- a CDS encoding helix-turn-helix transcriptional regulator, producing MIDDTQRKKTAILKGLAHPVRMTIVEALASREMCVCDIADMFHFDRTTISKHLAMMKSLGILEDRKEGLNVYYSLRMGCLAQLLSCVERVVLGEEPELFLARCDCDPRKARR from the coding sequence ATGATCGACGACACTCAGCGCAAAAAGACCGCCATACTCAAGGGGCTGGCGCATCCGGTCCGTATGACTATAGTTGAGGCCCTTGCGAGCCGCGAGATGTGCGTATGTGATATCGCCGATATGTTTCATTTCGACAGGACCACGATAAGCAAGCACCTTGCGATGATGAAGTCGCTGGGCATACTGGAGGATAGGAAGGAGGGACTGAATGTGTACTACTCGCTGAGGATGGGTTGTCTCGCTCAGCTGCTCTCCTGTGTGGAGAGGGTTGTGCTTGGGGAGGAGCCAGAGCTTTTTCTGGCCAGATGCGATTGTGATCCGCGGAAAGCGAGGCGGTAA
- a CDS encoding methyltransferase domain-containing protein: MDEVRKYVEKRYAEAARSPRRSGIINMTRRNYDGATLAAAPGGMAARSFGCGNPVEHAELIHGETVLDLGCGAGLDMFIASKAVGPEGRIIGLDMTGEMLAEAAGNLKELENVELLRGYIEDIPLADKSVDVVISNCVINLSPDKPAVLREAYRVLKPGGRFCVADMLFIRPVSERIVSNLAAWSGCIAGALLEEDYRRLAEEAGFIEVEIRRIKVFPIPESLASMAFPELSESERREIDGVLASAIVIGRRRRARSV, from the coding sequence ATGGACGAAGTGCGAAAATACGTGGAGAAGAGATACGCCGAGGCCGCGCGGTCACCGCGGAGATCCGGCATCATCAACATGACGAGGAGAAACTACGACGGGGCGACACTCGCGGCAGCTCCCGGCGGAATGGCGGCGCGATCCTTCGGCTGCGGCAACCCGGTCGAGCATGCTGAGCTGATCCACGGCGAGACTGTGCTCGACCTCGGCTGCGGCGCCGGGCTCGACATGTTCATCGCGTCGAAGGCCGTCGGTCCGGAGGGCAGGATCATAGGCCTTGACATGACCGGGGAGATGCTGGCGGAGGCCGCAGGGAACCTGAAGGAGCTGGAAAACGTCGAGCTCCTAAGGGGATACATCGAGGACATACCACTAGCGGACAAGTCCGTGGACGTCGTCATCTCCAACTGCGTGATCAACCTCTCACCGGATAAGCCCGCCGTGCTGAGGGAGGCCTACAGGGTCCTTAAGCCCGGAGGCAGGTTCTGCGTCGCGGACATGCTCTTTATTCGCCCCGTCTCGGAGCGTATAGTCAGTAACCTCGCCGCATGGTCGGGGTGCATCGCAGGCGCGCTGCTGGAGGAGGACTACCGGCGTCTGGCGGAGGAGGCGGGCTTCATCGAGGTTGAGATACGCAGGATCAAGGTCTTTCCCATCCCCGAGTCGCTGGCCTCTATGGCCTTCCCGGAGCTGTCGGAGAGCGAGAGGCGCGAGATCGACGGGGTGCTGGCGAGCGCCATCGTCATCGGCAGGAGGCGCCGCGCGAGGTCGGTGTGA
- a CDS encoding PBP1A family penicillin-binding protein, whose translation MTWRPEHEEEHKGGKERNDRRKFSWSRAVWRTFLFFAVILVDQAILFGIAWYSWEFAVDSALRLELQGIPSIDELRSYRPMKTTVLYDAHNEPFARFFIEDRVEIPLHRVSPWLRKAVIAAEDARFMDHGGINLLSIGRAALENRRAGGIRQGGSTITQQLARTMFLTNERTLERKLREVIIAFRLESAFSKEEILEKYLNEIYFGRGAWGAETASRVYFGKSASDLSPGEAALLAALIPSPNRLPPGSPTDAAEAAKRRVLARMLETGAITEEEYREGSPPVAVADHALDRPEARVKYPYFAMRVLNETLLPKYGVRGAYGGGLHVYTTLYPDLQEAAERVAAKSKLQLAIVGLDPATGAVMALVGGRTWDESQFNRAVQAYRQPGSSFKPLVYAAAFEELGWRPMSKLDDSPLTLRYGTELWSPHNYDRKFRGRVTVERALVSSLNVPAVRAFLATGEGAVTRTVRKLGITTPYLPESPSMALGSASLTPLEMATAFSAFANGGYRVFPHMVREIRDDDGNLLFRTEDDRIRAISEQAAGEIRDTLIKAVNHGTGTAARIKGYEVFGKTGTTNDFRDAWFIGGFPGLCTAVYTGHDDRKPIGGGATGGKIAAPIWQEFMKEAADILSPELSFPKYAVTSAKVPHDEGAEEEEPEEEEVFTSPPVEVKPTQTPIVPRPSTRPWPGQERERQHHPSMIIQSETDAKLEELLKKYKVGD comes from the coding sequence ATGACCTGGAGACCCGAGCATGAAGAAGAGCATAAGGGCGGGAAGGAGCGCAACGACCGAAGGAAGTTCTCCTGGTCGAGGGCGGTCTGGAGGACCTTTCTGTTCTTCGCCGTCATCCTGGTGGACCAGGCCATCCTCTTCGGAATAGCCTGGTACTCGTGGGAGTTCGCCGTCGACTCGGCCCTCAGACTGGAACTCCAGGGCATACCCTCCATCGACGAGCTTCGTTCGTACAGGCCGATGAAGACCACCGTGCTCTACGACGCTCACAACGAGCCATTCGCCAGGTTCTTCATCGAGGACAGGGTGGAGATCCCCCTTCACCGGGTCTCGCCCTGGCTCCGCAAGGCTGTCATAGCCGCCGAGGACGCCCGGTTCATGGACCACGGCGGAATAAACCTGCTGTCCATCGGCAGGGCCGCCCTGGAGAACAGGAGGGCCGGCGGCATCCGCCAGGGGGGGAGCACGATAACCCAGCAGCTCGCCCGCACCATGTTCTTGACCAACGAGCGCACTCTGGAGCGCAAGCTTCGCGAGGTGATAATAGCCTTCAGGCTGGAGAGCGCCTTCAGCAAGGAGGAGATCCTGGAGAAGTACCTCAACGAGATCTACTTCGGCAGGGGCGCATGGGGGGCGGAGACGGCGTCTCGGGTCTACTTCGGGAAGAGCGCCTCCGATCTCTCACCGGGCGAGGCGGCTCTTTTGGCCGCCCTGATCCCCTCGCCTAACCGCCTGCCGCCCGGCTCGCCGACCGACGCGGCGGAGGCGGCGAAGAGGCGAGTTCTAGCCCGAATGCTCGAGACGGGGGCGATCACAGAGGAGGAGTACAGGGAGGGCTCCCCCCCGGTCGCGGTGGCTGACCACGCCCTGGATCGGCCCGAGGCTCGCGTGAAATACCCGTATTTCGCGATGAGGGTCCTCAACGAGACTCTGCTGCCCAAGTACGGCGTCCGGGGCGCCTACGGCGGAGGCCTGCACGTATACACCACTCTCTACCCGGACCTGCAGGAGGCGGCGGAGCGAGTAGCGGCCAAGTCCAAGCTGCAGCTGGCCATCGTCGGGCTCGACCCCGCCACCGGCGCTGTTATGGCACTTGTCGGCGGCAGGACATGGGACGAGAGCCAGTTCAACAGGGCCGTCCAGGCCTATCGCCAGCCCGGATCTTCATTCAAGCCTCTCGTCTACGCGGCCGCCTTCGAGGAGCTGGGATGGCGCCCCATGTCAAAGCTCGACGACTCTCCCCTGACGCTCAGGTACGGGACGGAGCTGTGGTCCCCGCACAACTACGACCGCAAGTTCCGCGGCAGGGTCACCGTAGAGAGGGCGCTTGTCAGCTCGCTCAATGTTCCCGCCGTGCGCGCCTTCCTGGCCACGGGCGAGGGGGCCGTGACTAGGACCGTGCGAAAACTCGGCATTACCACCCCTTACCTGCCGGAGAGCCCCTCCATGGCCCTCGGCTCGGCATCCCTGACCCCGCTCGAGATGGCGACGGCCTTCTCCGCGTTCGCCAACGGAGGCTACAGGGTCTTTCCACACATGGTGAGAGAGATTCGGGACGACGACGGCAACTTGCTCTTCAGGACGGAGGACGACCGGATACGGGCCATCTCGGAGCAGGCGGCGGGAGAGATAAGGGATACATTGATAAAGGCCGTGAACCACGGGACCGGGACTGCGGCACGCATAAAGGGGTACGAGGTCTTCGGCAAGACCGGGACGACCAACGACTTCCGCGACGCCTGGTTCATCGGCGGCTTCCCTGGGCTCTGCACGGCGGTCTACACGGGGCACGACGACAGGAAGCCGATAGGGGGCGGAGCGACAGGCGGAAAGATAGCCGCGCCTATCTGGCAGGAGTTCATGAAGGAGGCCGCGGACATTCTATCCCCGGAGCTATCCTTCCCGAAGTACGCCGTCACCTCTGCCAAGGTCCCGCACGACGAAGGCGCGGAGGAAGAAGAGCCGGAAGAGGAGGAGGTATTCACTTCACCCCCCGTCGAGGTAAAACCCACGCAGACTCCCATCGTACCCCGCCCGTCGACCCGCCCCTGGCCCGGTCAGGAGAGGGAGAGGCAGCACCACCCATCGATGATAATCCAATCGGAGACGGACGCGAAGCTGGAGGAGCTGCTGAAGAAGTACAAAGTCGGCGATTGA